From the genome of Mucispirillum schaedleri ASF457:
AACCCTGATACTTCCATTGTTGTAATATGCGGAAACGGTCATGCAGGCAAAAATTCTGGCATACCACTCAGGTATAAAAGGCTTACAGGGGAAGACAGCTTTGTTATAATGCAGGGCGAACCTATAAACCATGAAGAAACAAATGCAGATGTTTATATTTATCCTGAAGAAATAAAAAGTAAAGGAACACCAAAAATAGGTGTTGTAATCGCTGCAAATGATAAAGAAAATGGTATAGTAAAAGTAGAATCAGTTACTAAAAAATCACCAGCTGATAAAGCAGGTATAAAAAATGGTGATGTAATTGTTAAATGTGGTTACCATGACATAAAAAATATTGGCAGCTTAAAATATGCTCTTTATGAAAAAGGGTATAATGGTATTTTAGAATGTGAAATAAAACGGGGGAAAAACATTCTAAATAAAAGTATCAAACTTTTTGAGTATGATGACAGCTCAGAAATGGATGAAATGATAAAAAAACACATAGAAAAAATGAAAAAGAAATAGTTACAGGATATAGTATAAGGTTACTGTGATGAATAATGCTGTAAAGATTTTTAAAGCACTTGGAGATGAAAACAGGATAAAATCATATATTCAAAGCTATTTTACCACCAGAAAAAAGCAGGCATATTTTAAATAAATATAAAGGCATATCTGCTTAATAATATGGAAATGTTTTTATAAAGGTGATGTATGAAAATAAATATTGCAGGCATTGTAATTATTATATTAATCATTGCAGCTGTGTTCGCATTAAAAAAATGTAACAGCATTGAAAATATATCTGCTGATTTATTAAGTTTTGATTTAAATGTCACAGAAGCAGTTGATTTTGATAAGCTCACTTCCAAAGGGCTGCCTGTAATAGTTGATTACGGTGCAGAGCAATGCATACCATGTAAAAATATGGCTCCAGTTTTAGAAAAATTAAATAAGGAAATGTCTGGCAGAGTGTATATTAAGTTTGCTGATGTTTGGAAATATCCTGATATAAATA
Proteins encoded in this window:
- a CDS encoding thioredoxin family protein, with translation MKINIAGIVIIILIIAAVFALKKCNSIENISADLLSFDLNVTEAVDFDKLTSKGLPVIVDYGAEQCIPCKNMAPVLEKLNKEMSGRVYIKFADVWKYPDINKNIYAKIIPYQVFFDKNSKPYEPSMEVLSYVNFITKTDNGKHTFTMHIGELKENQMRMIIKDMEK